One Microplitis demolitor isolate Queensland-Clemson2020A chromosome 2, iyMicDemo2.1a, whole genome shotgun sequence DNA segment encodes these proteins:
- the LOC103579720 gene encoding THO complex subunit 5 homolog, producing MAKENETITVKKRRKSISSNNNGNNTSTSAVKENDMYKAIITYEEEEAVARSPEQDSENFLSTCEAIRDAMNKIAKLKTSDDSSAKEDIHELQVQTALSFIELKKLNRMEKFRTKFARDSLAEAKSGVDNRHLQLQNLLYEVMHLKKEVIKCFQFKSKDELIELVPEEEFYKEAPESVSQPEITKEDPHKLRLARLEWELTQRKQLASLCDQLTESKKSVAESIETKQQRLDNLGPQLRSILEASKPLQDSLGLPLDKIHKEHQRAGLLASPLYVLYVKATAYRDAYDSSLYVSVEGDDEDAKRINNNEGTQESDSDIEQQSETPPDEIPVHKKRHHRLSREAREEEKKSKILHKHPLNVKIIITINGETKMTLDFYYLTFLKVITVESRLDTVDSDSATARDMLNSESILRELYPQDTGAESPNPANTYQLKRYHLAPFGSLGLGIPYKWAQRMAGINFISADSNSDQHITRQQLAQNNVESILKEIKRRVKARLDLCTEIRLLEAGNISLSGDSTDLNPQKIATCLHKFAPISWKNYSACPDTLNICKNNLVSSSDIYYEAVLRRGNHELTAHVAIKPDYPKVSAVISINMNPSLVTSADVVRDIEREINVMWDRPPTISNQLQRLRTCFDIYLETESLATREKIFFHTVKGRTRARPYKYLHIGGGIFTQR from the exons atggctaaagaaaatgaaaccattactgtaaaaaaacggAGAAAATCTAtcagtagtaataataatggtaataataCTAGTACCAGTGCTGTTAAAGAAAATGATATGTACAAG gcAATAATAACTtacgaagaagaagaagcgGTTGCTCGATCTCCAGAGCAagattcagaaaattttttgtcaacttGTGAGGCAATAAGAGATGCGATGAATAAAATcgctaaattaaaaactagTGATGACTCTAgt GCAAAAGAGGACATACATGAGCTGCAAGTACAGACTGCGCTGTCATTcatcgaattaaaaaaattgaatcgtaTGGAAAAATTCCGGACTAAATTCGCGCGGGATTCGTTAGCAGAAGCCAAAAGTGGAGTTGACAACCGGCATTTGCAGttgcaaaatttattatatgaagTGATGCATCTGAAGAAGGAAGTTATCAAGTGCTTCCAGTTcaa gTCAAAGGACGAGCTGATAGAACTGGTCCCCGAAGAGGAATTTTACAAAGAAGCGCCAGAGAGTGTTTCCCAACCAGAAATAACGAAGGAGGATCCACACAAACTACGTCTAGCTCGCCTGGAGTGGGAGTTGACTCAACGAAAGCAGTTGGCGTCGCTCTGCGACCAGTTGACGGAGAGCAAAAAGAGTGTCGCTGAAAGTATCGAGACCAAACAGCAGCGACTGGACAACCTGGGCCCGCAATTAAGATCAATACTTGAAGCAAGTAAACCTCTGCAAGACAGTTTGGGTCTTCCGCTAGACAAGATCCACAAAGAGCACCAGCGAGCTGGACTTCTAGCATCTCCACTCTACGTTCTCTATGTAAAAGCGACAGCTTACCGCGATGCCTACGACTCGAGTTTATATGTGAGCGTCGAAGGCGACGACGAGGATGCCAAGAGGATAAACAACAACGAGGGGACCCAAGAATCAGACTCTGATATCGAACAGCAATCGGAGACGCCACCCGATGAAATTCCAGTTCACAAAAAACGCCACCACCGTCTCTCCCGTGAGGCCCGTGAGGAAGAAAAGAAGTCAAAAATCCTCCACAAGCACCCGCTGAATGTTAAAATCATAATCACCATCAACGGGGAAACCAAAATGACtctagatttttattacttgacaTTCCTAAAAGTTATTACCGTCGAGTCACGTCTGGACACCGTCGACAGCGACAGTGCGACAGCCCGCGACATGTTGAACTCGGAGTCGATTCTCCGCGAGCTCTATCCGCAAGACACCGGAGCCGAGAGTCCGAACCCAGCGAATACTTACCAATTAAAACGTTACCATCTCGCGCCTTTTGGTTCTCTCGGTCTTGGGATCCCCTACAAGTGGGCCCAGAGAATGGCCgggataaattttatctccGCTGATTCAAACTCCGATCAACATATAACTCGCCAGCAGCTGGCGCAGAACAACGTCGAGAGTattttaaaggaaataaaaCGCCGGGTGAAAGCACGTCTGGATCTTTGCACAGAAATCCGTTTGCTCGAAGCAGGGAACATTTCGCTGTCTGGTGACTCCACGGATTTGAATCCCCAGAAAATCGCGACTTGTCTTCACAAATTCGCGCCAATATCCTGGAAAAATTACTCAGCTTGTCCAGATACTCTGaacatttgtaaaaataatctagTTTCCTCTTCTGATATTTATTACGAAGCCGTACTGCGTCGCGGTAACC ATGAACTTACTGCGCACGTCGCAATAAAACCGGACTACCCGAAAGTATCAGCAGTAATAAGTATAAACATGAATCCGTCATTGGTAACGTCAGCAGACGTGGTCCGCGACATCGAACGGGAGATAAATGTCATGTGGGATCGCCCGCCAACGATTTCAAATCAACTGCAACGACTGAGAACCTGCTTTGACATTTATTTGGAGACAGAAAGCCTTGCGACgcgtgaaaaaatatttttccataccGTCAAAGGCAGAACACGTGCCCGTCCCTACAAATATTTGCATATTGGGGGTGGAATTTTCACCCAAcgataa
- the LOC103579722 gene encoding uncharacterized protein LOC103579722, protein MNTIIRKYIQYIFIIIYINLFNHIYCDSIVAVDFTVEGNGFHRTINYQVSAEKYINYDCHVALHLVLPPVLYVNINELADLQRFTSMRACAVGETNVELFAEEAQPQAVTICTPLNFDKTTLNLTIHQRYQRAKEKEDYANVILPQPKLLLGCKKRIKEYQVSLIDLCDSCVGFATKWREIPYQTETKDYMWIMPIGELTHRSYVTYITLFTSVIGTLIIFKALWSLNSTDHLKDD, encoded by the exons atgaacacaataataagaaaatatatacaatatatatttattatcatatatataaatttatttaatcatatttattgtGATTCAATTGTCGCAGTTGATTTCACCGTCGAGGGAAATGGATTTCACAG gacaataaattatcaagtatcagctgaaaaatacataaattatgaCTGTCATGTCGCATTACATCTAGTACTACCACCAGTTTTATACGTCAATATTAATGAACTCGCTGATCTTCAGCGATTTACCAGC atGAGAGCATGTGCAGTCGGTGAAACAAACGTCGAGTTATTTGCCGAAGAAGCTCAACCACAAGCAGTAACAATATGCACtcctttaaattttgataagacGACGTTGAATCTGACAATTCACCAGCGTTATCAGCGTGCTAAGGAAAAAGAAGACTACGCAAATGTTATTTTACCCCAACCAAAACTTTTGCTCGGTTGTAAGAAACGTATTAAAGAATATCAAGTGtctttaattgatttatgCGACTCATGTGTTGGCTTTGCTACCAAATGGCGGGAAATTCCTTATCAAACT gaaACCAAAGACTACATGTGGATCATGCCAATAGGAGAATTAACCCACCGTTCATACGTAACTTACATAACTTTATTTACAAGCGTCATCGGCACTCTAATTATATTCAAAGCACTCTGGTCATTAAATTCGACCGATCACTTAAAAGACGACTGa
- the LOC103579724 gene encoding putative inorganic phosphate cotransporter yields the protein MMTTNVKNMVIEEKIKKPGGFGARHLQCLLLFLGITIAYTNRLCLSLAIVAMKDSTNNNRVDSEHAGIVLSSFFWGYTVMQIPSGYLAREWSAKQVLGWGLLINGLLSLLVPLANDQGGWAATCACRVIMGLSQACLLPCVHTFLSKWVPPSERSRLGSITYAGAQFGTAISYPISGVLIQYAGWRSVFYFFGAAAIIWSSVFFIFGYDSPILLTQSPSIACCRLKISSAEKRFIEGGLGQSQEDVSEKANIKTPWMSILTSVPFWALAIAHCGQNWGFWMLLTELPTYMASILKFNFKENGLISALPYIAMLLLTVPVSWLSDWSQKKGLSRGLARKISNSVGHWGPGLALLGLAFVPEGHKTLSVAILIVAVGLNVGTLCGFQINHIDLSPNFAGVLMSITNCLASVVAILAPLIVSLIVTNENDVLQWHTVFYISAAIYFIGNLIFVLFGKGEIQEWDDPNHGNKNGQIYSQ from the exons atgatgacGACGAATGTTAAGAATATggtaattgaagaaaaaataaaaaaaccag GAGGATTTGGAGCGAGACATTTgcaatgtttattattatttttggggATAACAATTGCTTACACCAATCGATTGTGTCTGTCATTAGCTATTGTTGCTATGAAAGATTCAACGAAT aacaaCAGAGTGGATTCAGAGCACGCCGGAATAGTGTTGAGCTCATTTTTTTGGGGGTACACAGTAATGCAAATACCATCAGGATATTTGGCGAGAGAATGGAGTGCTAAGCAAGTATTGGGATGGGGTTTGTTGATAAATGGATTATTAAGTTTGCTGGTGCCATTAGCGAATGATCAAGGTGGATGGGCTGCTACTTGTGCTTGCAGAGTTATTATGGGTTTAAGTCAAGCCTGCCTTCTTCCATGtgtacatacatttttatctaaatggGTACCACCCAGTGAAAGAAGCCGAttgg GTAGTATTACATACGCGGGCGCACAATTTGGCACTGCAATATCTTATCCGATATCCGGAGTTTTGATCCAGTACGCCGGATGGCGGAGTGTCTTCTACTTCTTCGGTGCAGCTGCAATTATTTGGTCTTCTGTATTTTTCATCTTCGGTTACGATTCCCCGATTCTATTGACACAATCACCCAGCATAGCGTGCTGTCGTTTAAAAATAAGCAGCGcagaaaaaagatttattgaaGGCGGTCTAGGACAGTCTCAAGAAGATGTCTCTGAAAAG gCAAATATTAAGACACCTTGGATGAGTATATTAACTTCTGTCCCATTTTGGGCGCTGGCAATTGCTCATTGCGGACAAAACTGGGGTTTCTGGATGCTGCTGACAGAATTGCCAACTTATATGGCAAGCATACTAAAGTTTAACTTCAAAGag aacggCTTGATATCAGCGCTGCCGTATATTGCGATGTTACTTCTGACGGTTCCTGTAAGTTGGCTGAGCGACTGGAGTCAGAAGAAGGGACTTTCACGAGGACTGGCTAGAAAAATAAGCAACAGTGTCGGACACTGGGGTCCTGGACTAGCTCTATTGGGATTAGCGTTTGTTCCAGAAGGTCACAAAACTCTATCAGTGGCTATTCTTATTGTCGCAGTAGGCCTCAATGTCGGAACACTCTGTGGGTTCCAAATAAATCACATTGATCTAAGTCCTAATTTCGCTGGAGTTCTCATGTCAATTACCAACTGCTTGGCTTCTGTAGTCGCGATTCTCGCTCCTCTTATCGTCAGCTTGATTGTTACAAATGAA aacgaTGTACTTCAGTGGCATacagtattttatatatcagcggcgatatattttattggtaatttGATATTTGTGCTATTTGGCAAAGGTGAAATACAAGAATGGGATGATCCGAatcatggaaataaaaatggacAAATCTATTCCCAATAA
- the LOC103579723 gene encoding putative inorganic phosphate cotransporter: protein MSSRLSTRRISRAENMRVPPNPPKASIGCRHIQVLLLTLGFFCCYAVRVALSISLVAMVKADSANPNFEEFDWSDSVQNTILSSFFWGYVITHIPGGELAQRFGAHKFLCFAVGICGIVTALIPLAATYGGWEAVIVLRVLTGACQGVIPPCMHTILSKWVPVDERGRAGSCTYSGGWLGNVIALLSCGVISGSSIGWPGSFYIWGGIATLWSITYYFLGKESPADHRGIPLDEKEYIEISLGVTETTEPLKTPWTAIFTSIPVWALLIAQCSQAWGFWMLLTKTPAYMNSAMGYKIQENGIVSALPYLAAWLLGFPISFTADKLVKGGYTSLESIRKIANTIGECIPALALIGLSFITSEHRNVAVGVLIMSVAFNVAVFSGHQMNHMDLSPNFAGTLMGITNAAANICGIMAPLIYGVIVSDPTDITQWRKVYILSAGIYIAGNLAFVFFGKATVQPWNDGIKPKLGNSTARESYKIQEEPMPYESIKKDNDKDIITTKPPYSGNIHNDLK, encoded by the exons atgtcTTCCCGGCTGTCGACCCGGAGGATTTCAAGGGCGGAAAATATGAGAGTTCCTCCCAATCCACCTAAag cATCGATAGGATGCCGTCATATTCAGGTGCTGCTTCTGACCCTAGGATTTTTTTGCTGTTACGCTGTGAGAGTCGCGTTGTCTATTTCTTTGGTAGCGATGGTCAAAGCGGACTCGGCGAATCCTAATTTCGAGGAGTTTGATTGGAGCGACAGTGTGCAGAACACGATACTGAGCTCTTTTTTCTGGGGGTATGTGATAACGCACATACCTGGAGGAGAACTGGCCCAGAGGTTTGGGGCGCACAAATTTTTGTGCTTCGCTGTGGGTATATGCGGCATCGTCACGGCGTTAATTCCTTTGGCGGCAACTTATGGAGGCTGGGAGGCCGTTATTGTTCTCAGGGTACTAACCGGCGCGTGTCAAGGAGTAATTCCACCTTGCATGCATACTATTTTGTCTAAATGGGTGCCTGTTGATGAAAGAGGAAGAGCTG gaagCTGCACGTATTCGGGTGGATGGCTGGGTAACGTGATCGCATTACTAAGTTGTGGCGTCATCTCTGGTTCATCAATCGGCTGGCCCGGGAGTTTTTACATCTGGGGCGGTATTGCGACTCTCTGGTCCATAACTTATTACTTCCTCGGCAAAGAGTCGCCAGCGGATCATCGCGGCATACCGTTAGATGAAAAAGAGTATATTGAAATCAGTCTTGGAGTTACGGAGACTACTGAG CCACTAAAGACACCTTGGACTGCCATTTTTACATCGATACCTGTTTGGGCACTTTTAATTGCGCAGTGCTCTCAGGCATGGGGCTTCTGGATGCTCTTAACCAAGACACCGGCTTATATGAACAGCGCAATGGGCTACAAAATACAAGAG AATGGAATAGTATCAGCGCTGCCGTATTTAGCGGCCTGGTTGCTTGGATTTCCGATAAGTTTTACGGCTGACAAGTTGGTTAAAGGCGGCTACACGTCATTAGaatcaataagaaaaatagCAAATACTATTGGAGAATGTATACCGGCACTCGCGCTCATCGGACTGAGTTTTATTACCAGCGAGCATCGGAATGTTGCCGTCGGTGTTCTCATTATGTCGGTGGCTTTTAATGTCGCGGTATTCAGCGGACATCAGATGAATCATATGGATCTGAGTCCTAATTTTGCTGGTACTCTTATGGGCATCACTAATGCTGCTGCTAATATCTGCGGCATTATGGCGCCACTTATTTATGGGGTTATTGTTTCTGATcca ACTGACATAACTCAATGGAGAAAAGTATATATACTATCGGCAGGTATTTATATAGCTGGCAATTTAgcgtttgtattttttggcAAAGCGACAGTACAGCCGTGGAACGATGGAATAAAACCCAAGCTCGGAAATTCAACAGCACgtgaaagttataaaattcaagaagAACCGATGCCTTATGAATCAATCAAGAAAGACAACGACAAAGATATTATTACTACTAAGCCGCCGTACTCTGGAAATATTCATAATGatctcaaataa